Proteins found in one Tamandua tetradactyla isolate mTamTet1 chromosome 3, mTamTet1.pri, whole genome shotgun sequence genomic segment:
- the SNORC gene encoding protein SNORC, with protein MAPCPALRMALLFLLSGVLVPAVLTAEGPQEPAPTLWNEPAELPSGEEPVEGTSPARKPTATGPPVPTAAPGPEDSTAGERLDQGGGSLGPGAIAAIVIAALLATCVVLALVVVALRKFSAS; from the exons ATGGCACCCTGTCCAGCCCTGCGAATGGCcctgcttttccttctctccGGAGTCCTGGTGCCTGCGGTGCTCACAG CCGAGGGCCCGCAGGAGCCCGCGCCCACCCTGTGGAACGAGCCCGCCGAGTTGCCGTCGGGAGAAGAACCCGTGGAAGGCACCAGCCCCGCCCGGAAGCCCACGGCCACCGGTCCCCCGGTCCCCACCGCCGCGCCAGGCCCGGAAGACAGCACGGCCGGGGAGCGGCTGGACCAGGGCGGCG GCTCTCTGGGGCCCGGCGCCATCGCGGCCATCGTGATCGCCGCTCTGCTGGCCACCTGCGTGGTGCTGGCGCTCGTGGTCGTCGCGCTGAGGAAGTTCTCCGCCTCCTGA